CCAGGCGCGTAAAACCCGCTCCCCAGGCCCCTCCACAAGCGGAAAAGGAGAAGCCCCCGGCACAGGCTGAAACGGAAAAGGCGCCGGAGGAACCGCCCAAAACGGCGCCAAAGCCCGAAGAGGCCGCCAAGGCAGAGACAGCGCCGAAGGAGACCCCGGCCCAGAGCGTAAAGATAAAGGAAAAGGAGGCGCCGAAGCCTCCGGCCGCTTCGGTAGACGACACCTTGCGGAGCATCACCGAGAGCGTCCGGACGCGGGAGGACAAGGCGGCCGTAAGCTCGAAAGTAGACGAGATTAAAAGAAAGCTCGAAGAGGAAGAGGCGCGAAGGGAGCGGCTTAAGAAGCTCAGGGCCGAAATAGCTTCCCGCGGGAGCGCAAAGGCCCCTGAATCCGGCGCCCGTGCCGATTCAGCGCCCGCAAAGGAGCGCCCGTCAGGCGGGTCGATCAAGTCCTTCGAGGACAAGTACCCGGCGTACTACACGATAATAAAAGCCCGGATAGACGACAAATGGACTTACCCGCAGGCATTGAAGGAGAGCAGGGTATCCCTGATAGTCTCGATAAAAATAGCTCGTTCCGGGGAGCTCGTGAGCGCCTCCGTCGAGGTAAGCTCCGGCAACCCGGTCTTTGACGAATCTCTCGTCAGCGCCGTGTGGAGGGCAGCTCCCTTCCCTCCGCTCCCGGCTGATTTCGAAGGGAATTTCCTGGAGACGGGCTTGAGGTTCTGTCCTGGATGCACCCAAAGATGACAATAAGAGCATTCGCCTTTTTAGCCGTTTTTCTGCTCCTCCAGGCCGCGCTTTCCGCTGCCGCCTGGGGCAAGGTCTATATCGACCTGGCCGGACCTGCCTTCAAGAAGCTCCCGATGGGAGTGCAGGAGTTCAAGGACCTCGGCCCGGCCCCGCGCTCGGCCGAGGAGCGCGCCCTGAGAGAATCGATTAAAAAAGAGCTCCTTGACGCCGCGCTCACGGACTTGAGGTTCTCAGGCTTCTTCACCGTAATCGACCAGAAGGCCTACATCGAAGACAGCGGTAGCGCCGGCCTCACGGCCGGGGAGACGAATTTCAGGAACTGGCGGTCGATAGGGGCACAGGCGCTCCTCAAGGGCGGGTTCCTTGTCGAGGGCGAAAAGCTCACTGTCGAAGTCCGCTTCTTCGATACCGCGACGGAAAAGCAGGTGATCGGGAAAAAGCTCTCAGGGTCGGTGAAGAACCCCCGGAGGGTAGTCCATTACTTCTCCGACTCCCTCTACGAGGAGCTCACCGGGAACAAGGGCATATTCACGACCAAGATACTCTTCGTATCCGGGAGCGGCGGCAACAAGGAGATATACATAGCCGACTACGACGGAAAGAACACGGTCAAGCTCACCCGGAACCGGTCCATAAACCTCTCTCCCCAGTGGTCGCCGGACGGGAAGAAGGTGCTCTACGTCTCCTACAAGAAAGGCGCGCCTTCCATGTACCTCCTGGACCTCTCAACTGGCAGGGACGAGCCCCTTTCGTCCAGGCCGGGCATCAACATCTCAGGAAGGTTTTCGCCAGACGGCACGAAAGTCGCGCTCACGATCAGCGGCGACAACTCCCCGGAACTCGTCATCCTGGACCTTAAGACCATGGAGTACAGAAAGCTTACCAGCAACCACGGGATCGACGTCTCGCCGTCGTGGTCGCCTGACGGCACGAAGCTCGCCTACGTCTCCGATAGCGCTGGAAACCCGCATATCTATGTGTTAGACTTGCTTTCGGGAAAATCAAGGAGATTGACTTTTTCCGGGAAGTACAATTCGAGCCCGGCCTGGTCGCCGGACGGGAAATTGATAGCATTCGCCCGCTCCGACAAGGGCTTTAATATCTGGGTAGTAAGGCCCGACGGCGAAAAGCCCGTCCAGCTTACTTTTAACGGGGACAACAGGAACCCCTCGTGGGCCCCTGACGGCAGGCATATCGTCTACAGCTCCACGGTGAAAGGTGTCGCGTCTCTCAGGGTGATACGCTCGGACGGAACCGAGGTTATGAGGCTTAATACAGGGATTGGCGGCGAAAAGGCACCGGCCTGGTCGCCATACCTAAAGTGACAATGTACCATGAACATCAAGAACAGGAGGGGTAAGAAATGAAAGCGTCTCTCAGGACATTGCCGGTCATATTGCTTGTTTTACTGCTTGCGGCCGGATGCGGTAAAAGGATAGCTACCGAGGACCTTGCCGGGGAGGCCGCAGCGCCTGGGGCAGTCACCGAATCAGAGGTGGTGGCTCCCGAAGAGGGCGTAGTCTCGGGGGATGTGACCGCCGAGGACATACTCGGCAACGCAGACGCCAGGGTGGGCGGCAGGTACGCCTCGATCTCGCCTGACGACGAGCTTACGAGGAAGGCCGCCGAAAAGGGGCACCTCTATACGATTTATTTCGACTACGACAGGTACACGGTAAGGGACACGGACCTCGACAACCTCGCCAAGAACGCCAAATGGCTGGGGCTTAACACCAACGTAAAAATACGTATCGAAGGGCACGCCGACGAGCGCGGCGAGACGGAATACAACCTCGCGCTCGGCGACAAGAGGGCCAGGAGCGTTAAGAAGTATCTCGAGGACCTCGGCGTCAAGACCGACAGGATGGAAGTAGTGAGCTACGGCGAAGAAAAGCCGGCGGTCGCCGGCTCGAGCGAGGAGGCCTGGTCCCAGAACAGGCGGGCGGAATTCGTCATAATAGCGAACTGAGCGGAAATGAAAAGACATTCAGCTTTCATAGCTCTCCTTTTCCTCGCGATGGCCATCCCGGCCTGCGGCCCGGGCTTTCCCATAATGACGGGCGAGCAGGAAAAGTTCATGAACGATGTGGAAAGGCTCGTCAAGGACAACGAGGACCTTAAGGGCAAGGTGGCGAGGCTCGAGGGCTCCGGTGGCCTCTCGAGCCTAAAGGCGGAGGTCGAGGATCTTAAAAAGAGCCTTGCCGAGTCCAACATCGGCCTTGACAAGCTCAGGCAGGACATGGCTTTCGTGAGGGGCGCAATCGAGGAAGGCTCCCATGAAAAGGAGGAGATACTCGACGCTGTCAAGGCAGCGGACTCGAACTCAGCGGACCTCGTAAGCAGGCTCGCGGCGATTGAGTCTTCCGTAAAGTCCGTCCAGGACGGCCTCGCATCCATGGAGATATCCCAGCAGTACAACGACTCCCGCTTTAGCGAGCTCAAGGAGGATATCGCCGCCCTTGACAAGCAGGCATCTAGGCTTGAGCAGGCGGTTACAGGCGCCAGGACCGAGGCGTCGGGGCTCAAGGAGGGCGCGGAAGAGCCCGGAGGGGCCGAGGACCTCTATAACAAGGGCTTCAGGGAGACCACTGCCAAGGACTATTCGAGCGCCATACAGTCTTTCCAGAAGTTCCTTTCCGCGCACCCCGGCCACAAGCTCGCGGGGAACGCCCAGTACTGGCTCGGCGAGATATACTACGCCAAGGGCGACATGGAAATGGCGATACTCGAGTTCGACAAGGCCCTCAAGAAATATCCGGGGAGCGAAAAGACCCCGGCATCGCTCCTTAAGCAGGCGTTCGCGTTCGAGAAGCTCGGGGCCAAGAAGGAGGCCAGGGTGCTCCTCCAGGAGGTCGTACAGAAATACCCGAAATCCGGAGAGGCGGGACTGGCGCGTAAAAGGCTCGAAGCGCTTAAATA
This sequence is a window from Deltaproteobacteria bacterium. Protein-coding genes within it:
- the ybgF gene encoding tol-pal system protein YbgF yields the protein MKRHSAFIALLFLAMAIPACGPGFPIMTGEQEKFMNDVERLVKDNEDLKGKVARLEGSGGLSSLKAEVEDLKKSLAESNIGLDKLRQDMAFVRGAIEEGSHEKEEILDAVKAADSNSADLVSRLAAIESSVKSVQDGLASMEISQQYNDSRFSELKEDIAALDKQASRLEQAVTGARTEASGLKEGAEEPGGAEDLYNKGFRETTAKDYSSAIQSFQKFLSAHPGHKLAGNAQYWLGEIYYAKGDMEMAILEFDKALKKYPGSEKTPASLLKQAFAFEKLGAKKEARVLLQEVVQKYPKSGEAGLARKRLEALK
- the pal gene encoding peptidoglycan-associated lipoprotein Pal, translating into MKASLRTLPVILLVLLLAAGCGKRIATEDLAGEAAAPGAVTESEVVAPEEGVVSGDVTAEDILGNADARVGGRYASISPDDELTRKAAEKGHLYTIYFDYDRYTVRDTDLDNLAKNAKWLGLNTNVKIRIEGHADERGETEYNLALGDKRARSVKKYLEDLGVKTDRMEVVSYGEEKPAVAGSSEEAWSQNRRAEFVIIAN
- a CDS encoding cell envelope integrity protein TolA is translated as MTGYRMKGFGRVVGVSALLHAGIAIAAALLFSSEPRRVFINPVQMVDLVAEPGPRRVKPAPQAPPQAEKEKPPAQAETEKAPEEPPKTAPKPEEAAKAETAPKETPAQSVKIKEKEAPKPPAASVDDTLRSITESVRTREDKAAVSSKVDEIKRKLEEEEARRERLKKLRAEIASRGSAKAPESGARADSAPAKERPSGGSIKSFEDKYPAYYTIIKARIDDKWTYPQALKESRVSLIVSIKIARSGELVSASVEVSSGNPVFDESLVSAVWRAAPFPPLPADFEGNFLETGLRFCPGCTQR
- the tolB gene encoding Tol-Pal system beta propeller repeat protein TolB; translation: MTIRAFAFLAVFLLLQAALSAAAWGKVYIDLAGPAFKKLPMGVQEFKDLGPAPRSAEERALRESIKKELLDAALTDLRFSGFFTVIDQKAYIEDSGSAGLTAGETNFRNWRSIGAQALLKGGFLVEGEKLTVEVRFFDTATEKQVIGKKLSGSVKNPRRVVHYFSDSLYEELTGNKGIFTTKILFVSGSGGNKEIYIADYDGKNTVKLTRNRSINLSPQWSPDGKKVLYVSYKKGAPSMYLLDLSTGRDEPLSSRPGINISGRFSPDGTKVALTISGDNSPELVILDLKTMEYRKLTSNHGIDVSPSWSPDGTKLAYVSDSAGNPHIYVLDLLSGKSRRLTFSGKYNSSPAWSPDGKLIAFARSDKGFNIWVVRPDGEKPVQLTFNGDNRNPSWAPDGRHIVYSSTVKGVASLRVIRSDGTEVMRLNTGIGGEKAPAWSPYLK